One window of the Pleurocapsa minor HA4230-MV1 genome contains the following:
- a CDS encoding SDR family oxidoreductase has product MSEIAEKVVIITGASSGLGEATARRLAKNGAKLMLAARREDRLKDLVADLQKDGGVAKYQVTDISDRSQVEQLVQATKEAYGKIDVLVNNAGLMPLSPLAAAKVDEWEKMIDVNIKGVLYGVAAVMPLMLQQGSGHIINLSSVAGHKVFPGSAVYCATKFAVKAISEGIRLESEGKIRSTNISPGALATELASTITHEESAEMVKQLTNVAIDPDAIARAITFAIEQPGDVDVNEMIIRPTKQEL; this is encoded by the coding sequence ATGTCTGAAATAGCAGAAAAAGTAGTCATTATTACTGGAGCAAGCAGTGGTTTAGGCGAAGCTACGGCGCGCCGATTAGCCAAAAATGGAGCGAAGCTAATGCTGGCAGCTAGAAGAGAAGATCGCCTGAAAGATTTAGTAGCCGATCTTCAAAAAGACGGTGGTGTCGCTAAATATCAGGTAACAGACATTAGCGATCGCTCTCAAGTAGAGCAATTGGTTCAGGCAACCAAAGAAGCTTATGGAAAAATAGATGTTTTAGTTAATAATGCAGGCTTGATGCCTTTATCACCTTTGGCAGCAGCGAAGGTAGATGAATGGGAAAAAATGATTGATGTCAATATTAAGGGGGTACTTTACGGAGTGGCTGCGGTCATGCCACTCATGCTGCAACAAGGATCGGGACACATCATCAATCTTTCTTCAGTAGCAGGACACAAAGTATTTCCTGGGAGTGCAGTCTACTGTGCTACTAAGTTTGCTGTTAAAGCAATTTCTGAAGGCATTAGGCTTGAATCTGAGGGCAAAATCCGTTCGACAAATATATCGCCTGGTGCATTGGCAACTGAGCTAGCCAGTACTATTACTCATGAAGAATCAGCCGAGATGGTCAAACAGTTGACTAATGTAGCAATTGATCCAGATGCGATCGCCCGCGCCATTACCTTTGCGATCGAGCAACCAGGGGATGTTGATGTTAATGAGATGATCATTCGTCCAACTAAGCAAGAACTATAA
- a CDS encoding type 1 glutamine amidotransferase: MSQELNNKKIAILVADGFEQVELTKPKEAFEEAGAQTQIISLNSNRVQGWNHFDQADFFAVDVPLEKAQAADYDALLLPGGVANPDQLRTNDKAVQFVKSFFDAGKPVAAICHALWTLIEADVVKGRNLTSWPSLKTDLKNAGANWIDQEVVEDNGLITSRNPDDIPAFNAKAIELFAKQPAAK, encoded by the coding sequence ATGTCACAAGAATTAAATAACAAAAAAATTGCCATTCTAGTCGCTGATGGTTTTGAACAGGTTGAATTAACCAAGCCCAAAGAAGCTTTTGAAGAGGCAGGGGCGCAAACTCAGATCATTTCCCTCAATAGCAATCGCGTTCAAGGATGGAATCATTTTGATCAAGCAGACTTTTTTGCTGTAGATGTTCCTTTAGAAAAGGCTCAAGCTGCTGACTATGATGCCTTGCTGCTGCCTGGTGGAGTAGCCAATCCCGACCAGTTACGCACTAACGACAAAGCGGTACAGTTTGTCAAATCATTCTTTGATGCTGGCAAACCCGTCGCTGCTATCTGCCATGCACTATGGACTCTAATTGAGGCTGATGTAGTTAAAGGGCGTAATCTTACCTCTTGGCCTTCGCTCAAAACCGATCTTAAAAATGCAGGGGCGAACTGGATTGACCAGGAAGTAGTCGAAGATAATGGTTTGATAACTAGCCGTAACCCTGATGACATCCCTGCTTTTAATGCCAAGGCGATTGAATTATTTGCTAAACAACCAGCAGCTAAATAG
- a CDS encoding glutathione S-transferase family protein: MPNITLYGTPVSTYVRTTRLLLAEANIDYDLKDIGIFNGDNKTQSYLSKHPFGKVPTLEIDGQTIYETAAITYYINQKLAQGKFSPPDLLMQTRMHQIMAIIDSYLYAPAIGTIVIQNLIVPTQGGTTDQQAVEGAIAPTQKALKAIEDLVVGTPFLVGSMISIADFYLIPIFVYLAKTPQFKALTENTPKLNVWLNEVKMLASVQQICA, encoded by the coding sequence ATGCCTAATATCACTCTTTACGGTACACCTGTAAGTACCTATGTCCGTACGACTCGTTTGTTACTAGCAGAAGCTAATATCGACTATGACTTAAAAGATATTGGTATTTTTAACGGTGACAACAAAACACAAAGCTATTTAAGCAAGCATCCCTTTGGTAAAGTCCCCACGCTGGAAATAGATGGTCAAACAATCTACGAAACAGCCGCAATTACCTACTACATCAATCAAAAACTGGCTCAGGGTAAGTTTAGTCCACCCGATCTTTTGATGCAGACACGGATGCATCAGATCATGGCGATTATAGATAGCTATCTTTATGCTCCTGCGATTGGCACAATTGTGATTCAGAATCTAATTGTACCTACTCAAGGTGGGACAACTGACCAGCAAGCAGTAGAAGGAGCGATCGCGCCAACGCAAAAAGCTCTAAAAGCAATTGAAGACTTAGTTGTCGGGACTCCTTTTCTAGTTGGCAGCATGATTAGTATTGCCGATTTTTATCTAATTCCCATTTTTGTTTATTTAGCAAAAACGCCCCAATTTAAGGCGCTAACAGAAAACACCCCCAAGCTCAATGTATGGTTGAACGAAGTAAAGATGCTTGCTAGTGTTCAACAAATTTGTGCCTAG
- a CDS encoding YbhB/YbcL family Raf kinase inhibitor-like protein: protein MQLRLKDLEISSPVFSPLGNIPQRYTSDGENISPALQWRKIPPETKELALICHDPDAPLPWGFTHWVVYNIPADITEIAEAGGDLFTAGVNSSGNKGYTGPAPPPGHGVHHYYFWLYALDRSLELQAALNREQLLEAIADHITAQARLVGTYQR from the coding sequence ATGCAATTAAGACTCAAAGATTTAGAAATTAGTAGCCCTGTATTTTCTCCTTTGGGCAACATTCCCCAACGTTATACTAGCGATGGTGAAAATATATCTCCTGCCTTACAGTGGCGTAAAATACCCCCCGAAACCAAAGAGTTAGCCTTAATCTGTCACGACCCAGATGCACCTTTACCTTGGGGATTTACTCACTGGGTTGTCTACAATATTCCTGCCGACATTACCGAGATTGCCGAAGCTGGAGGAGATCTCTTTACCGCAGGGGTGAACAGTTCTGGCAACAAGGGTTATACAGGGCCTGCTCCCCCACCAGGACACGGCGTGCATCATTACTATTTTTGGCTATATGCTCTCGATCGTTCCCTCGAACTCCAGGCAGCTTTAAATCGAGAGCAATTACTTGAGGCGATCGCCGATCATATTACAGCTCAAGCCAGATTGGTAGGCACTTACCAACGTTAA
- a CDS encoding alkene reductase has translation MTITNMPHLLSSFQLKDLSLKNRVVMAPMTRGRAGEEKTANALMAKYYAQRAGAGLIISEGTAISQQGYGWTNSPGIYTPEQTIAWKQVVDAVHEQGSKIFLQLWHTGRASHSSFQLNNQLPIAPSAIEIEGGEAHTPSGKQPYETPRALATAEIALVVEEYRQAAANAKEAGFDGVEIHAANGYLIDEFLQSKTNHRTDRYGGSIANRYRFLQEVVETVLTVWDAGRVGVRLSPNGSFNDMGSPDYRESFTYIAQQLNGYQLAYLHLLDGLAFGFHELGEPMTIAEFRKIYAGVLIGNCGYDRTDAEKAIASGDADLVAFGRPYISNPDLAARFAHNWELNPDAEMNVWYSPGAEGYTNFPAYQPV, from the coding sequence ATGACTATCACCAACATGCCTCACCTCCTCAGTTCTTTTCAACTAAAAGATTTATCGTTAAAAAACCGTGTGGTAATGGCTCCGATGACTCGCGGACGTGCGGGTGAAGAGAAAACAGCCAACGCTTTGATGGCGAAGTATTATGCTCAACGTGCAGGTGCAGGCTTGATTATCTCTGAAGGTACGGCAATTTCTCAACAAGGCTATGGCTGGACAAATAGTCCAGGAATTTACACTCCTGAGCAAACTATAGCCTGGAAACAGGTAGTAGATGCGGTACATGAGCAGGGGTCAAAAATCTTTTTACAACTATGGCATACAGGTAGAGCTTCCCACAGCAGTTTCCAATTAAATAATCAACTGCCGATAGCTCCTTCCGCGATCGAGATTGAAGGTGGTGAGGCGCATACTCCTAGTGGTAAACAGCCATATGAAACACCTAGAGCTTTAGCAACAGCTGAAATAGCTTTAGTAGTAGAAGAATATCGCCAAGCAGCAGCCAACGCTAAAGAGGCGGGTTTTGATGGTGTCGAGATACATGCTGCCAACGGCTATTTAATCGATGAATTTTTACAGTCTAAAACCAATCATCGCACCGATCGATATGGTGGCAGTATTGCCAATCGCTATCGTTTTTTACAAGAAGTAGTCGAAACAGTCTTAACTGTTTGGGATGCTGGACGTGTCGGAGTTAGGCTTTCTCCTAATGGTAGTTTTAACGATATGGGTTCACCAGATTACCGCGAGTCTTTCACCTATATCGCTCAACAATTAAACGGCTATCAATTAGCATATCTGCACCTACTAGATGGTTTGGCTTTTGGCTTCCATGAATTAGGTGAGCCAATGACCATTGCAGAATTCAGAAAAATTTATGCTGGAGTTTTAATTGGTAACTGTGGTTACGATCGCACAGATGCGGAAAAAGCGATCGCCTCTGGAGATGCAGATTTAGTTGCCTTTGGTAGACCATATATCAGTAACCCTGATTTAGCAGCTCGTTTTGCCCATAATTGGGAACTTAATCCCGATGCAGAGATGAATGTTTGGTATTCCCCTGGTGCAGAAGGTTATACGAATTTTCCTGCTTATCAACCAGTGTAG
- a CDS encoding recombinase family protein: protein MLLILSLWLTGTSRTGKTSRLVAEFSSWVRKQLLKPKIKALPANLASAILVFAANNQNRRELSDRLVLAVDGTYPVVCKTPVGFITDEVMLFFPLIFEELKLKAQFPLRLRPETEQELATQLWRNEPDWLELCELDGEYRLVRQTLDLMQLAGASGVPTEDISAILYQGMSSNDLGSESQRHYRMGELLLSWRNWCLERGLLTYGLIYELYWRFLLPNPKYQQHLNSRYQAVFADDVDDYPAIARNLFEVMLDRGASAVFTYNPDGKIRLGLNADPDYLSGLATRCHQEQLFSTTANLGTEFADTAVELVTVGSWGNLLPETNDLTSAPETIQSLQTISRAELLRQTAEIIIQVVEQDIKPSEIAIIAPGLDEIARYSLIEILAAKNILVTPLNEQRPLNSSPLVRSLLTLLGLVYRDLGRLVERDAIAEMLIVLSKSQIDPVRAGLIADYCYHVDPEFPYLSTIEAFPRWDRLGHQATNAYQKIVRWIEAAKIRQQQQSFLTPTILLSEAIEYFLNSLNSSSLTSDRLAILRELMETAQHFWEVDRRLRQNEPSFQTQTATVAQFIQLLRRGTITANPRPLRQFSPKREAVTLATVFQYRQERSSHRWQFWLDVSSPLWSQGGAATLFAAPLFLKQWTGRTWMPEDEYAMDRERLERILRDVMARATEKIFLCHSDLGVNGTEQAGALLPLVHATTQYLDLDPLANQQTSSMGNG, encoded by the coding sequence ATTTTGCTTATTTTATCTCTTTGGCTCACTGGAACATCGCGCACAGGAAAAACTTCTCGTTTAGTGGCAGAATTTTCTAGCTGGGTGAGAAAGCAGCTGCTCAAACCAAAGATTAAAGCTTTACCTGCAAATTTAGCCTCAGCTATTTTAGTCTTTGCTGCCAATAATCAAAATCGCCGTGAATTGAGCGATCGCCTAGTATTAGCGGTAGATGGTACTTATCCCGTGGTGTGCAAAACTCCTGTCGGTTTTATTACCGATGAGGTGATGTTGTTTTTCCCTTTGATCTTTGAAGAATTAAAGCTCAAGGCACAGTTTCCCCTTCGACTTCGCCCAGAAACCGAACAAGAATTAGCCACTCAGCTATGGCGTAATGAACCAGACTGGCTAGAGTTATGTGAGCTTGACGGTGAATATCGTTTAGTGCGACAAACCTTGGATTTAATGCAGCTTGCAGGGGCTAGTGGTGTACCGACAGAAGATATTTCGGCAATACTATATCAGGGAATGTCTAGTAACGATTTAGGTAGCGAGAGCCAACGTCATTACAGAATGGGAGAATTACTGCTATCGTGGCGTAACTGGTGTCTAGAGCGCGGACTACTTACCTATGGCTTGATTTATGAGCTTTACTGGCGTTTTTTGCTGCCCAATCCTAAATATCAGCAGCATTTGAATAGTCGTTATCAGGCAGTATTTGCTGATGATGTCGATGACTATCCCGCGATCGCGCGCAATTTGTTTGAAGTTATGCTAGATCGGGGTGCATCTGCGGTTTTCACCTATAACCCTGATGGTAAAATTCGCTTAGGTTTAAACGCCGATCCCGATTATCTGTCTGGTTTAGCCACTCGTTGCCATCAAGAACAGCTTTTCTCCACCACTGCTAACCTAGGAACTGAATTTGCTGATACGGCAGTAGAACTAGTTACAGTCGGCTCTTGGGGGAATTTGCTACCTGAAACTAACGATCTAACATCTGCTCCTGAGACAATCCAATCTTTACAAACTATTTCCCGTGCTGAATTATTGCGACAGACTGCGGAAATCATTATTCAAGTCGTAGAGCAAGATATTAAACCCTCCGAAATCGCCATTATTGCCCCTGGTTTAGACGAAATTGCCCGCTATAGCCTAATTGAAATTTTAGCAGCCAAAAACATTCTTGTAACGCCTCTAAATGAGCAACGTCCGCTGAATAGTTCTCCCCTAGTCAGAAGTTTATTGACTTTGTTAGGTTTAGTTTATCGAGATTTAGGTCGCTTGGTAGAGCGTGATGCGATCGCCGAAATGCTGATCGTCTTAAGCAAATCACAGATCGATCCTGTAAGAGCAGGTTTAATTGCCGACTATTGCTATCATGTCGATCCCGAATTTCCTTATCTATCGACCATAGAAGCTTTTCCCCGTTGGGATCGTCTGGGACATCAAGCCACTAATGCCTATCAAAAAATTGTGCGCTGGATTGAAGCAGCTAAAATCCGTCAACAGCAACAAAGTTTTTTAACTCCGACAATCTTACTATCCGAAGCAATTGAATATTTTTTAAACAGTTTAAACAGTAGCTCTTTAACGAGCGATCGCCTAGCCATATTGCGAGAATTAATGGAAACTGCCCAACATTTCTGGGAAGTAGACCGCAGACTGAGACAAAACGAGCCGAGCTTTCAAACCCAGACTGCCACTGTCGCCCAGTTTATCCAATTATTACGCAGAGGGACAATTACCGCTAATCCTCGACCGTTACGCCAATTTTCGCCCAAAAGAGAAGCCGTGACCCTAGCAACTGTCTTTCAATATCGTCAAGAGCGATCGTCCCATCGTTGGCAATTTTGGTTAGATGTCAGCTCTCCCCTTTGGTCACAAGGTGGTGCAGCCACCCTGTTTGCTGCGCCATTATTCCTCAAGCAGTGGACAGGAAGAACCTGGATGCCCGAAGACGAATATGCTATGGATCGAGAACGTTTAGAGCGAATTTTGCGGGACGTTATGGCTAGAGCGACCGAGAAAATATTTCTCTGTCATAGCGACTTAGGAGTTAATGGCACAGAGCAAGCAGGAGCATTATTACCTTTAGTTCATGCCACAACTCAATATCTCGATCTCGATCCACTTGCTAATCAACAGACATCCTCAATGGGTAATGGGTAA
- the pxcA gene encoding proton extrusion protein PcxA: MKLQDIFNVGRRWLSATPERALDAAYRAAIRIKAIEDDHFAGQIVSNNSVEYSPSVIKVFKGDVKNYLNTINARLTEFKISRGLLIFSSNQANDSSQIIVRYSNGFDDTRELTTIEKLAFIDAITDKYKTAVVQDLEITPTRRLDKNQKNNRLIINKNERSIALNKSFPERNGKELNTETITDKTSVLPRSFMRTLNRIKQEIDPKLEDSEEEIVKRFRKSRNKTAISIRFLLVLIIVPLLTHQVTKTVFITPLVQKYFDEHPQQVLFINKDLEEEAFAELRQYEEKLRFQSIIGLIPPLSQAEQELEIKVKAEELAEDFRGRGINAISNVFADFFSLVAFGSIVYFCKREIQVIKSFLDEIAYGLSDSAKAFLIILLTDIFVGYHSPHGWEIILEGVARHLGLPENRDFNFLFIATFPVILDTVLKYWIFRYLNRISPSSVATYKNMNE, encoded by the coding sequence ATGAAACTTCAAGATATTTTTAATGTTGGCAGACGTTGGTTATCTGCTACTCCAGAAAGAGCATTGGATGCAGCATATCGGGCAGCAATCAGAATCAAGGCGATCGAAGACGATCATTTTGCAGGACAAATCGTATCTAATAATTCTGTCGAATATTCCCCCAGCGTCATCAAAGTATTCAAGGGAGATGTTAAAAACTATCTTAATACGATTAATGCTCGATTGACGGAATTTAAAATTAGCCGTGGGTTATTAATTTTTTCAAGTAATCAAGCAAATGATTCTAGCCAGATCATTGTACGCTACAGTAATGGTTTTGATGATACTCGTGAGCTGACGACCATAGAAAAGTTAGCTTTTATTGACGCAATTACTGATAAATATAAAACTGCTGTTGTCCAAGATTTAGAAATTACGCCGACTCGTCGTTTAGACAAAAATCAAAAAAACAACCGATTAATTATTAATAAAAATGAGCGTTCAATTGCTCTAAACAAATCATTCCCAGAAAGAAATGGCAAAGAACTTAATACAGAAACTATTACTGATAAAACTAGCGTTTTACCACGTTCATTTATGCGGACGCTTAACCGAATCAAACAAGAAATCGATCCCAAACTAGAAGATAGTGAGGAAGAAATAGTTAAAAGGTTTCGTAAAAGCCGTAACAAGACAGCAATTTCAATTCGCTTTCTACTAGTCTTAATTATTGTGCCTTTGTTAACACATCAAGTAACCAAAACTGTCTTCATTACTCCTTTGGTGCAAAAATACTTTGATGAACATCCACAACAAGTATTATTTATTAATAAAGATCTCGAAGAAGAAGCTTTTGCTGAATTACGCCAATATGAAGAAAAGCTTCGTTTCCAAAGTATTATTGGTTTAATACCTCCTCTTTCTCAAGCAGAACAAGAATTAGAAATAAAAGTAAAAGCAGAAGAGTTAGCCGAAGATTTTCGCGGGCGAGGTATTAATGCGATCAGCAATGTCTTTGCTGATTTCTTTTCATTAGTGGCTTTTGGTAGCATTGTTTACTTCTGTAAACGAGAAATTCAGGTGATTAAATCGTTCCTCGATGAAATTGCCTATGGTTTAAGCGATAGTGCTAAAGCTTTTTTAATTATTTTGTTAACGGACATTTTTGTCGGTTATCACTCTCCCCACGGATGGGAAATTATTTTAGAAGGTGTTGCTCGGCATTTAGGATTACCTGAAAATCGCGATTTTAATTTCTTATTTATTGCTACTTTTCCCGTGATTCTCGACACAGTTTTAAAATATTGGATTTTCCGCTATCTCAATCGTATTTCACCTTCTTCTGTTGCTACCTATAAAAACATGAACGAGTAA
- a CDS encoding carbohydrate ABC transporter permease: MKQRSPSFFSATKLLILIGLILGAIAVLYPLLVVLQASFTTADGHFTWANYQQAWHRGGFFLAFANSTIVALSVTALQIITSALAGYALARLKFKGKQAILLLILATLVIPFQLLVIPIFVILKWAHLINSYWSLILPTAANGFGIFLLRQYFSSIPIELEEAAALDGANRLQILTQIMLPLARPAIVTLFLFTFIGEWNDLFKPLVFTTRPELRTVQLALSEFQEQFTSDWSLLMAAVVIATVPVLVLFLIGQKQFIQGIGSTGIKN, from the coding sequence ATGAAACAGCGATCGCCTTCATTTTTTTCGGCAACTAAATTATTAATTTTAATTGGTTTGATTCTAGGGGCGATCGCCGTATTATATCCTTTATTGGTAGTGCTGCAAGCTTCCTTTACTACTGCTGATGGTCATTTTACCTGGGCTAATTATCAACAGGCTTGGCATCGAGGAGGATTTTTCTTAGCCTTTGCTAATTCGACCATTGTGGCTTTGAGCGTTACGGCTTTACAAATTATAACTTCTGCCTTAGCGGGATATGCTTTAGCCAGACTAAAGTTTAAAGGAAAACAGGCGATTTTGCTCTTAATTTTAGCTACCTTAGTTATTCCCTTTCAATTACTGGTAATTCCCATCTTCGTCATTTTAAAATGGGCGCATCTGATCAATAGCTATTGGTCATTAATTTTACCCACAGCAGCTAATGGTTTTGGTATATTTCTGCTGCGCCAATATTTTTCTAGTATTCCCATCGAACTAGAAGAAGCTGCTGCTTTAGATGGCGCTAACCGTCTCCAGATTCTCACTCAGATTATGTTACCTCTTGCTCGCCCTGCGATCGTCACTCTTTTTCTCTTTACCTTTATTGGTGAATGGAATGATTTATTTAAACCATTGGTCTTTACTACCCGTCCAGAATTACGTACAGTACAGCTAGCATTATCTGAGTTTCAAGAACAGTTTACTAGTGATTGGTCTTTGTTAATGGCTGCGGTGGTAATCGCTACTGTTCCAGTCTTGGTTTTATTTTTGATTGGTCAAAAACAATTTATTCAGGGTATTGGTTCGACGGGAATTAAAAATTAG
- the trpS gene encoding tryptophan--tRNA ligase, with protein MSKQRVLSGIQTTGNLHLGNYLGAIRNWVDIQQDYDNFFFFADLHAITVPHDAKVLAENTLKMAAVYLASGIDLNCSTIFVQSHVSAHSELAWLLNCVTPLNWLERMIQFKEKAVKQGENVGVGLLDYPVLMAADILLYDADKVPVGEDQKQHLELTRDIAGRVNDQFGKKQQPVLKVPEPMIRQEGARVMSLTDGTKKMSKSDPSELSRIELLDPADAIQRKIKKCKTDPVKGLVFDDPERPECHNLLTLYQILGNKTKAEVAAECQDMGWGQFKPLLTETAIAALQPIQARYYELMNNRDYLDSVLREGASKASVVANQTLVRVKDALGFLPPF; from the coding sequence ATGAGCAAGCAGCGGGTATTATCAGGGATTCAGACTACTGGCAATTTACATTTAGGCAACTATTTAGGAGCAATTCGTAACTGGGTAGACATCCAGCAAGACTACGATAATTTCTTCTTTTTTGCCGATCTTCATGCCATTACTGTCCCCCATGATGCCAAAGTTTTAGCCGAGAATACCCTCAAAATGGCTGCGGTATATTTAGCCAGCGGGATTGATTTAAACTGTTCGACTATTTTTGTACAGTCTCATGTGTCGGCTCATAGCGAACTTGCTTGGTTGCTCAACTGTGTAACTCCTCTCAACTGGTTGGAAAGAATGATCCAGTTTAAGGAAAAAGCCGTTAAACAAGGTGAAAACGTAGGTGTTGGACTACTAGACTATCCTGTCTTAATGGCAGCAGATATCTTGCTTTACGATGCGGATAAAGTACCTGTGGGAGAAGACCAAAAGCAGCATTTGGAATTAACCAGAGATATTGCGGGGAGAGTTAATGACCAATTTGGTAAAAAGCAACAGCCTGTGTTAAAAGTACCTGAGCCGATGATCCGCCAAGAGGGTGCGCGGGTGATGAGTCTAACGGATGGGACTAAAAAAATGTCAAAATCCGATCCTTCAGAACTTAGTCGGATTGAGCTACTCGATCCTGCCGATGCCATTCAACGCAAGATTAAAAAGTGTAAGACAGATCCCGTTAAAGGACTGGTTTTTGACGATCCTGAACGACCCGAATGTCATAATTTGCTGACTCTTTATCAGATTCTCGGCAACAAAACCAAAGCAGAAGTAGCAGCAGAGTGTCAGGATATGGGATGGGGACAATTTAAGCCTTTGCTTACCGAAACTGCGATCGCAGCACTACAACCAATTCAAGCTAGATACTATGAATTGATGAATAATCGAGATTATCTTGATTCGGTATTAAGAGAAGGAGCGAGTAAAGCAAGTGTTGTGGCAAATCAAACATTAGTTAGAGTTAAAGATGCATTAGGATTTTTACCACCTTTTTAA
- a CDS encoding methylenetetrahydrofolate reductase, translating to MTNNFRQAVLDKKFLLTAEVAPPKGGNPARMMEVASKLKDRVHAVNVTDGSRAVLRMSSIAASTILLQHDIEPVCQMACRDRNCIGLQADLMGAYALGIRNVLALTGDPVKAGDHQKSRSVFELESVRLLKLITKLNSGVDFNDQTMPDDALNLFSGAAVDPQLKSWSSLQKRFEQKLEAGAQFFQSQMITDFDKLDKFMTQIASISDKPVLAGIFLLKSAKNAKFINKYVPGVDIPDAIIERLAKAENPLEEGVKIAAEQVKLAQSICQGVHLMAVKREDLIPEILNQAGIKPLSTTVKA from the coding sequence ATGACTAATAATTTTCGACAAGCAGTATTAGATAAAAAATTTTTACTGACGGCGGAAGTCGCACCACCAAAAGGAGGCAACCCCGCTCGAATGATGGAGGTAGCATCAAAGTTAAAAGACAGAGTTCATGCGGTTAACGTTACTGATGGTAGTCGTGCAGTATTAAGAATGTCTTCGATCGCTGCTTCGACAATTCTCTTACAGCATGATATCGAACCAGTGTGTCAGATGGCCTGTCGCGATCGCAACTGTATTGGCTTACAGGCAGATCTTATGGGTGCTTATGCCCTAGGTATTCGTAATGTTTTGGCGCTCACAGGAGATCCAGTCAAGGCGGGAGATCACCAGAAATCTCGCTCAGTGTTTGAACTAGAGTCAGTCAGGTTGCTCAAGCTAATTACTAAACTCAATAGTGGCGTCGATTTTAACGATCAAACCATGCCCGATGATGCCCTAAATTTATTTTCTGGTGCTGCGGTCGATCCACAGTTAAAAAGCTGGTCAAGTCTGCAAAAGAGATTTGAACAGAAGCTGGAAGCAGGAGCGCAATTCTTTCAAAGTCAGATGATTACTGATTTTGACAAGCTAGATAAATTTATGACCCAAATTGCCTCGATTAGTGATAAACCAGTTTTAGCTGGGATATTTCTGTTAAAATCAGCTAAAAATGCCAAGTTCATTAATAAATACGTGCCAGGAGTAGACATTCCCGACGCTATTATTGAACGTTTAGCTAAGGCAGAAAACCCGCTTGAGGAAGGCGTAAAAATTGCAGCCGAACAGGTTAAGCTAGCTCAATCAATCTGTCAAGGAGTGCACCTAATGGCAGTCAAGCGCGAGGACTTAATTCCCGAAATTCTCAATCAAGCAGGGATTAAACCTCTATCTACTACAGTTAAAGCTTGA